CGAGTACCAGCTTCTGCCAGGCTTCTCGCGACGCCTGCGGGAACAGCGCGGCCAGCTCCAACTCGGCCGAGGGAACGCTCATGACCGGATCGTAGAGTCCCTCGCCCCGGGGAGCCTGGAATGTACTCCCAGTCACATCCGCTTGCGGTCGATCCCTGCCACCCCCGCATCCCCCTTCCCCCAGGCATCGCGGTGCCTCTGGGGCCACGCCTCATCGAGCCATGAGTTCTGGTGCCCAGGAGGCCGGCCTTGACCCCACGAGCCATGGCCACATCTCAGGACGCTCGGAGTCTCGATGGGGTCCTCGGAGGTCACGGTCGAAGGCGGCGGCCGGCCCATGATCCGATGGGTGCGCGGTCATCGTGGCTCGGTTATCCACATGCCGGTGGGCACGGGCTCGACACGGCCGCGGGCTGGACGGAACGTGACGCAGTGCGCCACCGATCTTCCACCTCGGCCGTGGTCACCGCCGCGATGCTGCACGCGGGGCAGGTGGCCCGTGGGCAGAACGGCATGATCACCTATCGGCAGGCACTGGACGCCGGTCTGGCCAGAGAACAGATCCGACAGTTCGTCGCGCGTGGCTGGTGGTATTCGCCCTCCCGTGGCAGCTACGTGATCCGTGCGGTCGTCGGGCCCGCGGACGGTGAGAATGACCTACGGGCCCGCGCTCAGGCCGCGCTCGCCGGACGGCCTGACGCGATCATCGCCGGGATCACGGCGGCTCGGCTCCTTGGGCTCGGTGCACACGCGCTGCCACCGCTGACCGCTGACCGCTGACGAGCCGATCCACCTGCTGGTCGCCCGACGCGGGGCGATCCACCCGGCGCGGGGCGTCCACGTCCGGTTCGGCATCCTTGCCCCGGATGACATCACGGCGGTAAGTGGCCTGCCGGTGACGTCCCCGGCTCGTACCCTGGCTGATCTCGTGCTCGGCTCCGCAGAGCCGGAGGAGGCGGTCAGCCTCATGGACGCGGCCCTGCGGTCCGGCCGCCTTGACAGGCTCGACGTCGCCCGAGCCGCCGCGGCGGGCAGGCCGGGATGCAGACGAGCGGAACCATGGTGGTCCCGGGCCGATGGACGATCCGAGTCCGCACTGGAGACCCGCGCCCGGCTGGTCCTCGTCGACGGCGGACTCCTGCCCGAGCAGTTGCAGTGGCTGGTCCGGGACGAGTCCGGCGTTCCGGTCGCTCGGGTCGACCTCGCCTATCCCAGCCGCCGCGTGGCG
Above is a window of Pseudofrankia saprophytica DNA encoding:
- a CDS encoding type IV toxin-antitoxin system AbiEi family antitoxin domain-containing protein; this encodes MRHRSSTSAVVTAAMLHAGQVARGQNGMITYRQALDAGLAREQIRQFVARGWWYSPSRGSYVIRAVVGPADGENDLRARAQAALAGRPDAIIAGITAARLLGLGAHALPPLTADR